One genomic window of Corynebacterium sp. sy039 includes the following:
- the lipB gene encoding lipoyl(octanoyl) transferase LipB translates to MTAPRDPFFPADQSIRADNSPLDIRRLGEIDYQQAWDLQNELVAQRVSGDIGDTVLVLEHPAVYTAGKRTQPEDRPTNGLPVIDVDRGGRITWHGPGQLVFYPLIKLADPIDVVDYVRRIEEALIQVIRNYAGISNAGRIDGRSGVWIPGTGGRAHRKVAALGIRITRGVTMHGLALNCNNTLDYYNHIVPCGITDAGVTTLSQELGREISTSEMTDPLLEALDAALSGRLQVADHTFAQAPDPTKGLPRRSATHMPLKPQPLNLSLD, encoded by the coding sequence ATGACTGCTCCTCGTGATCCCTTCTTCCCCGCTGATCAATCAATCCGTGCCGATAATTCGCCACTGGATATTCGCCGTTTAGGCGAAATTGACTATCAACAAGCATGGGATTTACAAAATGAACTCGTTGCCCAGCGCGTATCTGGCGATATTGGCGACACAGTCCTCGTGTTAGAACATCCAGCCGTCTACACTGCTGGAAAGCGTACTCAGCCTGAAGATCGCCCTACCAATGGTTTACCAGTCATTGATGTTGACCGCGGCGGGCGTATTACGTGGCATGGTCCGGGGCAATTAGTGTTTTATCCGCTCATCAAATTAGCTGACCCTATTGATGTGGTCGATTATGTGCGCCGCATTGAAGAAGCACTAATCCAGGTGATACGCAATTACGCTGGTATCAGTAATGCTGGCAGAATTGATGGGCGCTCTGGGGTATGGATACCGGGCACCGGTGGTCGGGCTCATCGTAAGGTTGCTGCTTTGGGCATTCGCATTACGCGTGGCGTTACTATGCATGGTCTTGCACTTAATTGCAATAACACACTTGACTATTACAATCACATTGTTCCCTGCGGTATCACCGACGCGGGTGTCACTACCCTCTCGCAAGAATTAGGGCGTGAGATAAGTACCTCAGAGATGACCGATCCTCTTCTTGAGGCTCTTGATGCGGCTTTGTCTGGTCGTCTGCAAGTAGCAGACCACACTTTTGCCCAAGCACCAGACCCGACTAAGGGATTGCCGCGGCGTTCTGCGACACATATGCCACTTAAACCGCAACCATTAAATCTCTCTTTGGATTAA